A genomic window from Etheostoma spectabile isolate EspeVRDwgs_2016 chromosome 13, UIUC_Espe_1.0, whole genome shotgun sequence includes:
- the hpda gene encoding 4-hydroxyphenylpyruvate dioxygenase produces the protein MTSYTDKGEKHARGKFVRFHHITFWVGNAKQAASFYCDKMGFEAWAYKGLETGSREVVSHVIRQDKIVFVFESPLNPGNEEMGEHLIKHGDGVKDIAFQVEDCDFLIKTAQERGAVIVKEPWVEQDSQGRVKYAVIQTYGDTTHTLIEYLSPYKGLFLPGYKEPLFRNPLLATLPPGGLSFIDHVVGNQPDDQMVPVSDWYQKCLLFHRFWSIDDSQIHTQYSSLRSIVVTNYEETIKMPINEPAMGQKISQIQEYVDYNGGPGVQHIALNTSNIIQAVVNLRARGMEFLSAPDLYYDTLRRNLKAAKIKVKEDLDRLQELKILVDFDDEGYLLQIFTKPVQDRPTLFLEVIQRNNHFGFGAGNFKSLFEAIEKDQDARGNLTVLTPTGQAKAFN, from the exons ATG acaagctACACAGATAAAGGCGAGAAG CATGCACGGGGGAAGTTTGTCAGGTTTCATCATATCACCTTCTGGGTCGGCAATGCCAAACAG GCAGCCTCGTTCTACTGTGATAAGATGGGCTTCGAGGCGTGGGCCTATAAGGGTCTGGAGACCGGCAGCCGAGAGGTGGTGTCTCACGTCATCAGACAGGATAAG ATAGTATTTGTGTTTGAATCGCCACTTAACCCTGGAAATGAAG AGATGGGAGAACACTTGATTAAGCATGGAGATGGAGTCAAAGACATCGCTTTCCAAGTGGAGGactgtgactttttaatcaaG ACGGCTCAAGAGCGAGGAGCAGTAATCGTCAAGGAGCCGTGGGTGGAGCAGGACAGCCAGGGCAGGGTCAAGTATGCTGTGATTCAAACG TATGgagatacaacacacacactcattgaGTACCTCAGTCCATACAAAGGCCTTTTCCTGCCAGGCTACAAAGAGCCTCTGTTTAGAAATCCTCTGTTAGCCACACT TCCACCAGGAGGTTTGAGCTTCATCGATCACGTAGTGGGAAACCAGCCAGATGACCAAATGGTGCCAGTTTCAGACTG GTATCAGAAGTGTTTGCTGTTCCATCGGTTCTGGTCAATAGACGACTCGCAGATCCACACGCAATACAGCTCACTGAGGTCCATAGTGGTGACCAACTACGAAGAGACCATCAAGATGCCCATCAATGAACCTGCAATGGGGCAAAAAATCTCACAAATCCAG GAATACGTGGACTACAACGGGGGACCAGGTGTTCAGCATATCGCCCTCAACACATCAAATATTATCCAAGCC GTAGTGAACCTGCGCGCAAGAGGGATGGAGTTCCTCTCGGCACCTGACTTGTACTACGACACCCTCCGGAGGAATCTCAAAGCCGCCAAGATCAAGGTGAAGGAGGACCTCGACCGCTTACAG GAATTGAAAATCTTAGTTGATTTTGATGACGAGGGCTACCTCCTTCAAATCTTCACCAAGCCTGTGCAGGACAGACCAACCCTTTTCCTGGAGGTTATTCAGCGGAACAACCACTTT GGTTTCGGGGCAGGGAACTTCAAGTCTCTCTTTGAGGCCATTGAGAAGGACCAAGACGCCAGGGGCAACCTCACTGTGCTGACACCCACAGGGCAGGCCAAAGCCTTCAACTGA